ttaaaattttaaataatatttatatttaagaaaatgaaactttaattaaattaaaaataaaaattaattaattataactcAAAACTGTTTAGTTATAAGATTTGTCAATTTAACAAAATGCAGAATTGAGAATCTAGttccatttttaaaattttctcacTCCTAGTCCTAGGCCCTTAATTGCGTTCATCTGCACAGACTGATAAGTCTAGAAACTCTTTCTTGAGCAGGCAGTCTCGTAACTAAAACCACAGTTGCTTGTGCTAGTACCAGATCATCAGAAAGATGAGGAAAGCAATCCTATCAGTTAATTACCATTGCATTTTCTTCTGTCTTATTGCATTTCTGTTACTATATGAATCGGTTATGGGGGATCCCAGAGCTCAACAAGTGAAAATGACATGCGGACGACAACTTGGACACAATTCAAGTATCTATGTACCGAATTTTGTTGCCACAATGGAGAACATCAGTGAGCAGATGCGCAATTCAGGATTTGGAGTAGCAGTTACAGGTTCTGGACCTGACGCTGACTATGGCCTTGCTCAATGTTATAGAGACCTTTCTTTACTTGACTGTGTATTATGCTACACTGCTGCCCGAACAGTTCTACCACAATGCTATCCTTACAATGGGGGTCGCATTTTTCTTGATGGTTGCTTCGTGAGATCAGAAAACTATAGCTTCTATGAGGAATATAAAGGACCTGAAGATGAAGTTGTGTGTGGAAATACAACAAGAAAGAATTCAACATTTGGAGAATCAGCTAGGCAGGCTCTTTCAACTGCAGTTTCAACTGCACGAAATAACCAAGGCTATGCAAGGGCTCAGGTGGCAGTTGCAGGGACAAATGAATCAGCTTATGTATTAGTTGATTGCTGGAGGACATTGAATGCAAGCTCTTGCAGAGCATGCTTGGAGAATGCTACCGCGTCCATATTGGGATGTTTACCTTGGTCAGAGGGGAGGGCACTGTATACTGGGTGTTTTATGAGGTACTCGGACAGTAATTTTCTCAATGCAGAGCCAAGGAATGGACGTTCAAGGGGTAAAGGAAATTGACTCTGTGGTTCATTAATAGTTATTTGAGTCATAGGAGAGTTAGAACTTTTTATGTAGATTAATATAGCCTGATTGTTTCAAATACTGAATGCAGGGAAGGTCATAGTGATAGTGGTTTCAATTGTCAGCTCTCTGGTGGTCTTAGGAGTTGGGGTAACTATAGGAATTTATATCAGGAAGCACAGAtacttaaagaagaaaagaagaggtaaTGAAGCTTTCGTTGTTCGCTTGTGCAATGTGAAATCCCCAGCATAGCAGACATTTTAATGGATGGTGGTTGATACATTTGGATAAAATTTACATTTAGATTAAATTAACTATCCATTCGGTTTTCGttatcttttagattgctattgTCTTTGTCTTCCAGGTTCAAATGACATACATAAGTTGGTTAAAACCCTTATCGACAGTAGCTTGAACTTCAAGTACTCTACACTTGAGAAGGCTACAGGATCTTTCGATGATGCCAACAAGCTTGGACAAGGAGGATTCGGATCAGTTTATAAGGTAGTTGTTCTCCTTACAAATTTTCTTTCTAACATGTAGAGTATTTATTAAGTCATCAAAACCACCTGCCACTTGCCATTTTTCGTCTGATTATATGCTTACTTCATTACAGGGAGTTTTGCCAGATGGAAGAGAGATTGCTGTAAAAAGGCTTTTCTTTAACAACAGACATAGAGCAGCAGATTTCTACAATGAAGTTAACATGATAAGCAGTGTGGAACACAAAAATCTAGTCAGATTGTTGGGATGTAGTTGTTCCGGACCTGAAAGCCTCCTTGTCTATGAATTCCTGCCTAACAAGAGCCTTGATCGTTTCATCTTCGGTAAATACTAGAATTTCACATTTAAAGCTCATCTGATATttgcaaaattattacaacccacAGTAACACACAAGGCTACTCTAGACTTGATACCTTTCTATGACCATGTCTTAGTCTTGCCGTCTCAATACTCAGTCAAGCTGAACTTGATAATGTTATGCATAACATCTAAATGTGTCAGATCAAAACAAAGGCAAAACACTAACTTGGGAGAAGAGATATAACATCATTATGGGGACAGCAGAAGGTTTAGTCTACCTTCATGAAAACTCCAAGATCAGGATCATTCACAGAGACATAAAGGCCAGCAATATTTTATTGGATACTAGGTTCCGTGCTAAAATTGCCGATTTTGGATTGGCCAGGTCTTTCCAGGAAGATAAGAGTCATATCAGCACAGCCATTGCAGGAACACTGTGAGTATCTGTTCCATTTTGGTCTTTGGCAAACTGAGAACATATTAAGTATCGGTCAAACTTTAAggtcaatattctagtaattgaaATGATTCAATATGTAATTCATATATGAACATAATACTATCTATATATATTTGAACGAGCAATGATTTCAATTTTATAAAACTATAGTGGATACATGGCTCCAGAATACCTTGCTCATGGCCAGTTAACAGAAAAAGCAGATGTATATAGCTTTGGTGTGCTTTTGTTGGAGATTGTCACAGGAAGGCAGAACAACAGGAGCAAAACCTCAGAATACACAGACAGTCTAGTCACCCTTGTAAGTTCCAGGAATCTCACCTCTAATAATTTTCCTGTTTTCGGTCAATCATCCTTATGCAGCATTTAAGAACGATCAGTCCCTGAATTTGTGTACTTTTAATACATCTTACCCAAAAACCAGACGTGGAAGAAATTTCAGGCAGGGACAGTGGAAGAGCTTTATGACCCAAACCTAATGTTGCACAACCACCATAACAGCAACGTGAAGAATGATGTTCTGCGAGTAGTGCATTTAGGACTCTTGTGTACCCAAGAGATACCTTCGCTCCGACCAACAATTGCAAAGGCGCTACAGATGCTAACAACAGAGGAACAACTCCCTGCACCCACTAATCCCCCTTTCACAGACGAAAGAACCATGGAATTCAATGACACATGTGAGGACCCATGGTATCCCCTTAATGCTGGCCTTTCAGCATCAATTGCAACTGTCACCCTCAGTTCCTTCCATTCGAGATGAACTGGAGCAAAAAGAGTTTTACAAAGGATAATCGCATTTAAAATGTGAATATAAAATCAAAGATTATAAACATCCCCAGTCAGTATGTAACCTCATCAAATCACATGTTGCAGGCAATTTCAGGAACCTGATGAGGTATTTGAATAGTTGGCAATAAAATGGGAAGCTGATTACTTGTAGACatgaggatagttgccaatgTTGATATGATTATCATGACATTAGTAAAAATACAGCATCCCCCTAAACTTGCATTATCACCAGCCCACAAATTTTGGGTTTGAATCGATGGATAACAGCTTGTCCAATGGCAATAATAAGGTCCCTATTTCTTTTTTTTACCGCTAGTgatttgcatttttcttttcttccaacCACGGGAAAGAATGGATCAAGAAAGTGAGAAAATAAAGTTCACTATATTAGTGGGCAGGAGAAACAGGACTATAATTAATTCATTACTCAGTTTGGGACTTCCGAGTTCACAGACAGCATTCAAAATACAAAGTTAAAACTCCTATACTTCCTCACAAGAAAACTAGGAACACATCCTGGCAAATCCCAAACACCATTCTTTGTCTAACGGGAGGCCACTAGGTTTCCCATTAGGCCTCCACTAATTTCATAATGTTTGGCAGTCGAAAATCCTGCTTCCAGAGCAAGTTCCCCCAACTCCTCCCCTGTATCAAGAGCACACACTATGATCACCTAGTCAACAATAAGAAGTTGCAGGAGTAAATGTGCCTTCCATAAGTATTTCCAATTTTGCAGTTCCACCTTCAAACAGTTTTGAACATACTGGCTATTATAAAACAACCAAAACTTGATACAAATCAACGGCCCAACAAAAATCTTTAGTTTCTGACACAGTAGACAAAAAAGACCTCGAGATGGATAGTAACTTGACAGAGAGAAGCAATTAAATATGTATTTTCATTAGACCCGAGGTTTTATTAGTATTCAAAATTTGTTTATTTTACATTACCACTCTGAAAATAAATAATGCATACATTATAGGGGGAGAAAAAAGACCTGTCAAAAATTCTCTGATTGAGCTGTTCAAGTATTCATACTCTTTTGCAAGGCCATGGGCAGATGCTACAGGAACAACAACACTGCCAATCATCCATTCCTTGATAAGAAATATACAAAAGATATGATTTTTGTCATATTTTCAAATAGACAATAAATATTATCAAACTTTAAGCCTGCCAATCAATTGACATTTGCAATAAGTTTCAATAATATATAAAAGTCTAATTGTCTGAAAAATCCTAAACTTTTAAACACTTTCAATGGTATTCCACACTTTTAATTTTGTCATTTGGTTCATAAATCATCAATAATCAACGCTGGCTCATATTgagcaaaaaaaaaatcattgacAGCAAACAAATTTCATTTGTTCAAGCTCGATTAGAAACATCATATGCACAGAATTTTAGGTGTCAAAAAGGCAAAAACCAAAAGTCTTTCATTTTGTAACTGAATACCTGAAATGAAACCACAAATGGTTGAGTACTCTTATTAAAGTCAAGGACAGATGCTTTTGCACCTGTAAAACAGAGCAAGGATGAGAAATTTTTTATCAACCTATCATTTTATTGGATAATTTTCAGGCAGAGGAAGAGCAAAAAAAGGACCCGGTTTGGGGATTCGAAACATCCCAGAGCAAGGATGAGAAATTTTTGATCAACCTATCATTTTATTGGATAATTTTCAGGCAGAGGGAGAGCAAAAAAAGACCTGGTTTGAGGATTCGAAATATCTCCTGCATGGACTTGCGCTTATCAATCACATGTTGGAGCCCATAACCCATGGTAACAGCATCAAAGTTACAATCAGAAAATGGCAAATCAGTTGCATCACCCTCAACCCACCTGTGATCACAAGAATCTCTTTTTAGAGCAGGACACCCTACCATTCACATTATTGAGGCCAGAAAACTCAATGATTATACATGAATCATATAGAACTTGGTAAGCATTTTCCAAGGGTTTTTTCCCCACCCCCTTAAGCATCTTTCAGTGTCTCtatatattaaaaatcttttcatTCACCTTGCTGATATATACCAATGCTCACTCGATGATTTGGTAGCATTCTTTTGAAGACAATTGTTGCCGGGATGAAGCAATCAACAGCTGCTCCCTCAAGAAATCAACACCTGTCACCTACAGTGTCGCTAAAAAAAGGGAATTGTACAACAAAACTATACAAACTATACGGTATAAATGTATATGCAATAGCACAAGTTTAGACAAAGTCAGAAAGCAAGACATTCAACAAGACAACAACATTATATGAAACAAACAGTTAACAGCTAAAATATTAATACTTATACAAAATGCAAGTTTGTGCTTACTAGAAAGCATTTTTTGTTTTAGAGAAAATAAGGTTAGATGCAACAAACTACTATATGATTAGAGGGAAGCCAGCCACAAGTTCAAAAATATGTTTCATCACTAATTTTCCATTAGTAGACCCATTAACCCTAGGCTACTCAAGATTAGGACTCTCATCTCTAGAATCCAACCACAATCAAATTAAACTAGAACAACAGTACTCATTGTTAGAATTTCATCCCAGTGTTTCTTCAGCAATATTATCATTACCCAAGCAAATGAAATTTCACATAATTGATTTCACAAATTTGCATGAACCAACATCAAGCTTCTTAGCACATTTTCTAATCAAGAAACTgctaagaacatagaaataacataaggagagaaaagaagaaacctTTCCATTGGAGCGAACTTTGTCAGACGAGAAATGCTAAATCCCCACTTCCACAACACAAATCCAACACACTGTCCCCCATTTTTGCCCTTTACCAatattccaatattttcaataaatAACATGACTTCTTGAAAATAcaaaagccaaaataataaaataaacaaacaaacaaacaaaaaaataaataaataatacccAGTCCAGGATACAGCCATTCGTTTCCATATTCGATGCTGACCCAGACTAACAAATCATTCAACTGTCACCAAAAAAAAATCacaagataaaattaaaaataaataaataaataaaagaaacaaagggGAAACTGGTGCACGTTATCGTAAACAGAAGCAATGCGGCTAAAGAGCGCCTGGCGTTCGTTAGTGCATCGAACAGGCCGGTATCTGAACCAAAAAATGGAAGTTCGTGGACCTGATGAGAAGGCTTAACTGAGCTGAAGAGCAGCCATGGCAGCTCCGTTTATCCTGAAACTTTTGTTTACAGTTGATTTGTCAACAAAACCAAAGAAGAGGGGATATCTATAACCCAAAACTAAAAGTGTAGATATGGGCCAATTCATTTCTCGACAAGGATAAGGTCCAAAACAAGTCCTTTAGGCCCAATTGGCTCACCATGTGATAAATCcattttatataggtattttagAATAGTTTTACATCTATTTTgttctttttaatttaataattttatgtttttagagcttgttttagttAATTCGTTAATTtcaatttcattatatttgatttttgaaattttaatgttttttataggttttaataaaagtttaaaggcaaaaatgtccatatataaaaaatttaaagtgaTTTGGAAGTTTAAAGTAGcgtgaaaaataaagaaaatttgcCTAAGGGAAAAGACCAGTCGAGATTTTTAAGGGTTTCAACATGTCGGGTGTTGAATGTCGTGTGAAGATAAGAGTTAGCCGACAGAAATCATATGAGGTATGTAAATTCAATACTGGGTCGTGTAGACAGAGATTTTGGAATAAAATTTGCCGAATGTTTTAGAGACTtcaacatgccccgtgtagcTGATCGTGTATGATCTAAAGGCTCCTCCTCCGAAttaacatgaggcatgttgaaaataactaaaatcaacatgaggcatatgAGATGACACTAACAGATTTGTTGacattaaaaatttttcttttttcacaTCTTTTACACATTTTATCTTTATTCCTTTATATATTACTTTTTAGGGCAAAActtgaggggatatataagcatcatattctcatttttactataaggagaaagagagagaaaaatttgaagaagaaggaaagaaggaACCACGCCATTTTCTGGATGAATGACACCTGCAGAGTGATGttttcaacttccattttcagatatttagattctcttcttctgggttcttttatttttagtcttatttttatgttttcttgCTCTATTACATATTTTCTACTtataaatataaacatgaatgagtagatacttaagatttcagagttaggtgtaatgatttaagttttatttatagatttggactggttttaaccatattttagtatatataaattttgatctttatcttgtgtgcttatttacgtACTCATTAttggtaccctttgggttttgttcttaattttagattaaatgactgagaggtgaaaatctatgatagataatcatgataatgaacttaatcacctagtgttagaaataaactagtaggttaagaggaatttcaagttgattaaagtgtttaaaaggttttgggtaattaaacatcgcatgagaatggagtttaatttcatttaaaatactatttagtttgcttgaaagagaaattaaagaaaatcagaatcaactttttcaaacttgtatttcccttaatcttggTCTTACCTATCAaaatcccaatgaaatttacttcatgaaccccaactctgtaataaattttgtcattaattaattaaatcttatgTTACATgctaaaattttagtaaaatagtatagtacttagaaatttaattgcttattttattataattttcttatttttttaatttaatttgctacATCTCTTGTTTTACTTTTTGGCACATATTAttgatagcccaaataatcgtgacTTTTATAATTTGGTACTCAAACAATAAATATCTGTGAGACGATAttttttctttactacttgaatgacccgtatacttgcggagtacGCATCACCACGATTCTTCAAATTTTCAAACGATACCAActtctaaaaaataaaattattaaaattctaTTGAGATTTACATTATTATATACACTTCCAtagatataattaaatttaataaaatattttgataaaaataattaataaaaaatcagCAATTCAGTGTATTTCCCATTTCCTTACTCCTTCAATTTGAATCATATTCCACTTAtttgcaaattaaaattttataaaaatttaatttaattaattttttttattaattctcatatttaaaataaaaaatttaattctttttaatttaaacaattttcatttaaaaaaatataaattaaattaaattctttttttcaaattatttatacTAAATGAGGTCATTTAATTTATTCGCTCTTTCATTTCTCATGGCTAGCCAATGAAATTGCATCCAATAATTTAGTGCCATCACAATATTAGAAGGCATAAaacatataataaataaaaataacataaaatatcaaattataaagttttattaattaaaaaatttataataaatttagtttTGGCTATTATGTAaggttaaaatataaattatattataatttatgtaaCAACCtgattttttcttaaattttatttcttaaattcaaaatattattttaataagatattttaattgaatgttattttaataaaattactattatttagaaatttaaattaatgttatggatttaattacaaatatttccaagaattaatttaaacatgttgttgttattattattattattattattattattattattattattattattattattatattttctttactgCTCAAATAAACACATATTTGCAATTGGGATCTAATTGAAAAAGAATTTTTGGACTTATTTGAGTAAACCTGAAAAGTTCAGGGATTGAAAATgtaatttttctattttatgaGAATTACcttgtttggagggcccaggaggagcCATACGATGTTGATGGGATATGGATGTGGGAATtgtgatttagaagtgttatttgaattatattgtaggttgggtaggtcctaggtatgggGAAAACTCTGTCGAATTTTTGGCATAAATTATAGTATTTTTTTGTCTCTTTTGAGTCCTGTTTTGAGTTAGTactaatgaaaatataatataattatttagataATCAAGATTGATCGCCTTCCTCCATCTAACCACTACAGTAGTCATTGGTTAACCAGTGAatagattttaattttatttacaatttcaatactATTGTTATTATATATCacagcatgctcatgcatcacttatagatatatatatatatatatatatatatatatatatatatatatatatatatatatattagctaCTATAGGCACACTTTGTGTTGTATTTTTACTTGATGCTTTGATGTGGGTGTCGCCTAgggtaatttggagttgtgtatgtGTGTCGGTATGCGTATGGTGTATTGGtggtggatatgggtaggacgggtagatCGGCTTAAGCTAGTCTCGCTTGGGCCCAGTCCTTTTGTGATAAGTTAGGGTGAGTACGgcattgagttgatctcgctgaccccagCACTTGGATTTTTAAGAGAAAGTCCAACTTGAATTGAACTCGCTAGcaggccttggattaagagaACTATATAAAGGATCAACTCCTATATTGTATTTATACTGGTGTGACACACAGAtgtgtaagtgctccaaattattattTGTGCGagtattattgaaattatttgaaattgttaATATATACTGTATTTCATCCTTAAGAATGCACTAGTActaggtagttatagaaattgtatgtaaaatcaatatcttactatatgagtcgaacgctcactcttgttcattcTATTTTTCCAGACTACAAGAAGagttctttttcagaataacttGCTTTCTTTCTTGCAGGTTTATTAGcagttatttatttgtattatatatatttttttaaattataatttaaaatccgTATGTGTTAGAGGAATTTTGTTAAGGATAGTGTTAATTTAAGTTTttggtattaataaatgaaaatttttatgatatttaaataatttgtagatgatggtatcagggttgagttgagctcccctgattttaattttttttttttttatgattatcAGGTTTGATTGACccgtataaaaatataatatatttctgGCTTATATACTAACTGAGTACTTATAATCATAAGTCAGCTTTTGGGTTATGCCTTATTTGCATATTGGACCTTAGTTTTAAGCATTGGTTatgaatttagagaataataagatTTACTATGGGCCTTGGAGGCTTTATACTAATTCAGGTCCTAGTGTCAGTTCGACCCGTAGAACCGGGtcataacaatttaaaataataaaaacagtTGACATTAaagtattatataaaattttttcatgAACTTATAAACCTAAAGCTAAAAAAGCAAAAATAAAtctcaaataattaaattatatgacataattatttaaaaaataaataatttttatgtaaaataaattcattacaattttatgaaaataagaaaaaatagttatatgtatcaattattaatctattaaacatttaaatacAAACAAAATAATATTTGATTTTACTTTAACTCATACATTATAATTAGATGTGGGCTAAGTGTAATAAATTCTCAAGGAgctttgaagtgttttttaataattaattaaatagttataaaaaatacattttaatggtcaaccaAACGCCAGCACACCTCAGACTTCCAGCAAAAGCCAGAGAAAGCAAGGGGGAAAGCGAAGGCTGAAAAGTGCAATCTTCATTTTTTATTCCTTTGACGAACTCTAGATATGGAGTTCAACTTCAATCCATGTCCTCCTATAGCCTTCTGCCATTACAATGCCAAAAGCCAAGGAACAAACATGCATCAAATTATCATCTCCCAAATGTTATCCTTTCACTAGACAATTTCTCTTAGATAGCCAAAGTTTAAAGACTCAGTTGACCCACCATTTTTTCCGAAATCAACCATGCTTAATTGTCTAGCAA
This sequence is a window from Hevea brasiliensis isolate MT/VB/25A 57/8 chromosome 10, ASM3005281v1, whole genome shotgun sequence. Protein-coding genes within it:
- the LOC110631645 gene encoding cysteine-rich receptor-like protein kinase 2 isoform X1, whose protein sequence is MRKAILSVNYHCIFFCLIAFLLLYESVMGDPRAQQVKMTCGRQLGHNSSIYVPNFVATMENISEQMRNSGFGVAVTGSGPDADYGLAQCYRDLSLLDCVLCYTAARTVLPQCYPYNGGRIFLDGCFVRSENYSFYEEYKGPEDEVVCGNTTRKNSTFGESARQALSTAVSTARNNQGYARAQVAVAGTNESAYVLVDCWRTLNASSCRACLENATASILGCLPWSEGRALYTGCFMRYSDSNFLNAEPRNGRSRGKVIVIVVSIVSSLVVLGVGVTIGIYIRKHRYLKKKRRGSNDIHKLVKTLIDSSLNFKYSTLEKATGSFDDANKLGQGGFGSVYKGVLPDGREIAVKRLFFNNRHRAADFYNEVNMISSVEHKNLVRLLGCSCSGPESLLVYEFLPNKSLDRFIFDQNKGKTLTWEKRYNIIMGTAEGLVYLHENSKIRIIHRDIKASNILLDTRFRAKIADFGLARSFQEDKSHISTAIAGTLGYMAPEYLAHGQLTEKADVYSFGVLLLEIVTGRQNNRSKTSEYTDSLVTLTWKKFQAGTVEELYDPNLMLHNHHNSNVKNDVLRVVHLGLLCTQEIPSLRPTIAKALQMLTTEEQLPAPTNPPFTDERTMEFNDTCEDPWYPLNAGLSASIATVTLSSFHSR
- the LOC110631645 gene encoding cysteine-rich receptor-like protein kinase 2 isoform X2, translating into MTCGRQLGHNSSIYVPNFVATMENISEQMRNSGFGVAVTGSGPDADYGLAQCYRDLSLLDCVLCYTAARTVLPQCYPYNGGRIFLDGCFVRSENYSFYEEYKGPEDEVVCGNTTRKNSTFGESARQALSTAVSTARNNQGYARAQVAVAGTNESAYVLVDCWRTLNASSCRACLENATASILGCLPWSEGRALYTGCFMRYSDSNFLNAEPRNGRSRGKVIVIVVSIVSSLVVLGVGVTIGIYIRKHRYLKKKRRGSNDIHKLVKTLIDSSLNFKYSTLEKATGSFDDANKLGQGGFGSVYKGVLPDGREIAVKRLFFNNRHRAADFYNEVNMISSVEHKNLVRLLGCSCSGPESLLVYEFLPNKSLDRFIFDQNKGKTLTWEKRYNIIMGTAEGLVYLHENSKIRIIHRDIKASNILLDTRFRAKIADFGLARSFQEDKSHISTAIAGTLGYMAPEYLAHGQLTEKADVYSFGVLLLEIVTGRQNNRSKTSEYTDSLVTLTWKKFQAGTVEELYDPNLMLHNHHNSNVKNDVLRVVHLGLLCTQEIPSLRPTIAKALQMLTTEEQLPAPTNPPFTDERTMEFNDTCEDPWYPLNAGLSASIATVTLSSFHSR
- the LOC110631646 gene encoding LOW QUALITY PROTEIN: 2-phytyl-1,4-beta-naphthoquinone methyltransferase, chloroplastic (The sequence of the model RefSeq protein was modified relative to this genomic sequence to represent the inferred CDS: inserted 3 bases in 2 codons; substituted 1 base at 1 genomic stop codon), which encodes MAALQLSXAFSSGPRTSIFWFRYRPVRCTNERQALFSRIASVYDNLNDLXSLGQHRIWKRMAVSWTGAKMGDSVLDLCCGSGDLAFLXSDKVRSNGKVTGVDFLREQLLIASSRQQLSSKECYQIIEWVEGDATDLPFSDCNFDAVTMGYGLQHVIDKRKSMQEIFRILKPGAKASVLDFNKSTQPFVVSFQEWMIGSVVVPVASAHGLAKEYEYLNSSIREFLTGEELGELALEAGFSTAKHYEISGGLMGNLVASR